TGGATGAGAAGCTAGTTCTTATTACTGAGAAAGAGATTTTTAATAAAAAAATCAAACGCAAGGTCCGTCGAACAAATATTTCCAATGCTGAGCGCATTAAGGATTATAGTGAACTAGCTGTCGGTGACTACGTTGTTCACCATGTCCATGGGATTGGCCAATATTTAGGGATAGAAACCATTGAAATCTCAGGCATCCACCGTGACTATGTGACTGTGCAGTATCAAAATGCTGACCGCATCTCCATTCCAGTAGAGCAAATAGATTTACTTTCTAAATATCTAGCATCCGATGGAAAAGCTCCAAAAGTCAATAAACTAAACGATGGTCGTTTCCAACGAACCAAGCAAAAGGTTCAGAAGCAGGTAGAGGACATTGCGGATGATTTGATCAAGCTTTACGCTGAGCGTAGCCAACTGAAAGGTTTTGCTTTTTCGCCTGACGATGACAATCAGGTGGAATTTGACAACTACTTTACACACGTGGAAACTGATGATCAACTCCGTTCTATTGATGAAATCAAGAAGGATATGGAAAAAGATTCTCCCATGGATCGTCTTTTGGTTGGGGATGTCGGCTTTGGTAAGACAGAGGTAGCCATGCGGGCTGTCTTCAAGGCTGTCAATGATGGCAAACAAGTAGCTATCCTTGTTCCAACAACAGTTTTAGCCCAACAACACTATGCTAATTTCCAGGAACGATTTGCTGAATTCCCTGTCAATGTCGATGTCTTGAGTCGTTTTAAAACAAAAGCAGAGCAAGAAAAAACGCTAGAAAAGCTAAAAAAAGGTCAAGTTGACATCATCATTGGTACCCATAGGCTATTATCTAAAGATGTTGTGTTTGCTGATTTAGGTTTACTGGTCATTGACGAAGAGCAACGTTTTGGTGTCAAGCACAAGGAACGTTTGAAGGAACTCAAGAAAAAAATTGATGTCCTGACCTTGACAGCAACCCCAATTCCTCGAACATTACAAATGTCCATGCTAGGTATTCGAGATTTGTCAGTCATAGAAACACCGCCGACCAATCGTTATCCTGTTCAAACCTATGTCATGGAAACAAATCCTTCCGTTATACGAGATGCTATTCTCCGTGAAATTGATCGAGGTGGACAGGTTTACTATCTTTACAATAAAGTTGACACCATTGAGCAGAAAGTTTCAGAATTGAAAGAATTGGTCCCAGAAGCAAGCATCGGTTATGTTCATGGAAAAATGTCGGAAATTCAACTTGAAAACACTCTGTATGCTTTTGTTGAAGGGGAATACGATATCTTAGTGACAACAACGATTATTGAAACTGGTGTTGATATTCCAAATGCAAACACCCTTTTTATAGAAAATGCAGACCATATGGGATTGTCAACTTTGTATCAACTTCGTGGGCGTGTCGGGCGTTCTAGTCGGATTGCCTATGCCTATCTCATGTACTGTCCAGACAAGTCCTTGACAGAAGTAGCGGAAAAACGATTGGAGGCTATTAAAGGCTTTACTGAATTAGGCTCTGGTTTCAAAATTGCTATGCAGGATTTGTCGATTAGAGGTGCTGGAAATATTTTAGGTGCTGCCCAGTCAGGCTTTATAGATTCTGTAGGATATGAATTGTACTCTCAATTGTTAGAGCAAGCAATTTTAGAGAAACAAGGGAAGACTGCCCAACGTCAGAAAAGTAATTCTGAGGTTCATTTACAGATTGATGCCTACCTACCAAGTGACTATATTGCTGATCAACGGCAAAAAATTGAAATTTACAAGCGTATCAAGAATATTGACAGTCGTGTAAACTATCAAGATTTACAGGAAGAGTTAATGGACCGTTTTGGAGAATATCCAGACGTAGTTGCTTACTTGCTGGAAATTGGTTTGCTTAAGTCCTATCTTGACCAAGTTTTCTGTCACTCAGTTATGAAACGACAACACCAAGTAACTGTTACATTTGAAGCAATGGCAGGTCAACTATTTTTAACGCAAGATTA
The nucleotide sequence above comes from Streptococcus sp. 29887. Encoded proteins:
- the mfd gene encoding transcription-repair coupling factor, with protein sequence MNILDLLHKNKQINQWQSGLNKSTRQLLLGLSGTSKSLVMATAYDSLAEKIMIVTATQNEAEKLVADLTAIIGNEHIYNFFTDDSPIAEFVFASKERTQSRIDSLNFLTDATSSGILVASIAACRILLPNPEVFKASNIRLEVGKEIEVDNLVKKLVNIGYKKVARVLTQGEFSQRGDILDIFDMQAEAPYRMEFFGDEIDGIRIFDVDSQKSLENLESISISPASDIILSSEDYSRASRYIQTAIDQSTLEEQESYLREVLADMQTEYRHPDLRKFLSCLYEQTWTLLDYLPKGSPLFLDDFHKISDKQAQFEKEIADLLTDDLHKGKSVSSLNYFASTYAELRKYKPATFFSSFQKGLGNVKFDALYQFTQHPMQEFFHQIPLLKEELARYRKSKHTVIIQASSEVSLQTLQKSLQEYDIQLPTYTPDKLVEGQQQLTTGQLASGFHLMDEKLVLITEKEIFNKKIKRKVRRTNISNAERIKDYSELAVGDYVVHHVHGIGQYLGIETIEISGIHRDYVTVQYQNADRISIPVEQIDLLSKYLASDGKAPKVNKLNDGRFQRTKQKVQKQVEDIADDLIKLYAERSQLKGFAFSPDDDNQVEFDNYFTHVETDDQLRSIDEIKKDMEKDSPMDRLLVGDVGFGKTEVAMRAVFKAVNDGKQVAILVPTTVLAQQHYANFQERFAEFPVNVDVLSRFKTKAEQEKTLEKLKKGQVDIIIGTHRLLSKDVVFADLGLLVIDEEQRFGVKHKERLKELKKKIDVLTLTATPIPRTLQMSMLGIRDLSVIETPPTNRYPVQTYVMETNPSVIRDAILREIDRGGQVYYLYNKVDTIEQKVSELKELVPEASIGYVHGKMSEIQLENTLYAFVEGEYDILVTTTIIETGVDIPNANTLFIENADHMGLSTLYQLRGRVGRSSRIAYAYLMYCPDKSLTEVAEKRLEAIKGFTELGSGFKIAMQDLSIRGAGNILGAAQSGFIDSVGYELYSQLLEQAILEKQGKTAQRQKSNSEVHLQIDAYLPSDYIADQRQKIEIYKRIKNIDSRVNYQDLQEELMDRFGEYPDVVAYLLEIGLLKSYLDQVFCHSVMKRQHQVTVTFEAMAGQLFLTQDYFEALSATKLKAQITENKGKLAVIFNVQQKKDYEILEELLAFAEKLQEIKTRKTL